CCCATTTGTTCCAATTTTATCGTAAGTAACAATATTGGTAACATTGATCATTTTAGTTGAATTAACTGGCGCCACCTGAGTAGTAATTGGCATGATCGCAAACATACTAGCAATCGTGACTATAACAGCTGTCATTGGATTATCGAATTTTCTGGTTTTACAAAGAAAATATGAAATCATCGGAGCAACAAGCATTGCAGAAATATTTAACGTAGCATTATTAAGCAAGGTTCCAAAGTTTTGTAGCTTGATTAACAGATCACCTTTAGCCACAGCTGGAAATAACACACTATTCAGTAGTGTAGCTAAACCTGCCAAAACAAACATTGGCATAATTACTTGGAACGCATCTCTTAAAATCTTTAAATAAGTAATATTGCCAATCTTGGCCGCTATTTCAGTAAAGCGGTCAGTCAGTGACATTTTATTTTCATTCATTCGAGAACTATCCTTTCTCTAAAAAGTTTTGACAATTTTAAATTAAGCACTTAATCTATTTTTATGGTATTACTATGAAGCGCTACCAAAAAGATAAAAATTGTCACTTATTGTGTAAAAACTTATCTTTTTTCAAAACGTGGTGAGAAAGGAAGTCACTATGGTTTATCAATCTATAAACTATAAAGTTGGTCAAAAGTATGATATACAGTTAATTCACAACAATTCAACAAACTATTACGCCCCTAGCTGTTGGCATAATTCAATTGAGCTATTACTTTGTTATAGTGGATTAGCAGATGTAAAAATTGGTTCAAAAGAGCATCAAATTAATAAAGACGAAATACTATTTATCAATAGTACCAAGGCCCATTCTATTAAGTCTAATCACCCTTTTGTGATTCTAACTCTAACAATTAACAAAGAGTGTTTAGGTACATATCAAGAAATATTTCCATCCTTAGAATTTAACACTGAACAAACAAAAGATAACTTTCAGGACTTAATAAGCTTGCGCTGCTACATAGAAGAGCTAAGAGCTCTTAAACAGCAAACCAATATTAGAGGAATTGAGTTTAGAGAAAATGTTTGCATAAATGACATTATTTATTTACTGTTAACAAAAATGGAAATTAGTAACTCTAACGATAATTCATTTAGAAAGTCCAAACGTTTCGAAGAAACAATTTCGAATATCATGCTTTATATTGAGAAAAACTATGAAAAGCCATTAACTTTAGAAGATACGGCTAAATCTTTTTCATATTCTACTGCTTACTTTTCCAAGTTTTTCAGAAAGCATACAGGGATGTCGTATACAGAATACCTAACTAACGCTAGACTAAAGCATGCTTATTTTGATCTAATAATGACTGATCTTTCGATTACTAAAATTGCTTTAAAAAATGGCTTTGCTAATTCTAGGGCCTTTAGCACTTATTTTAAGCGTGTTTATGGAAATAATCCGCAAGAATATCGTAATATCATTCAATCTGAAAAGAGAACTAGTAACCAATAAAATCCGAACAATAGAAAGTCTAAAATTTGTACAAAAACCCTGTAATAACAACTTATTACAGGGAAAATTATTTTTTAATCACTTATTTTTTGTCCATATCCATATGAACCACTACATAAAATAGTTTTTTCAGCTGCTTTGGCAGACAATTTTAAACCTTTTTCAATTTCTTTTGCTGATATATTTTTGTATTCCTTATTATCCGGATAGCTTCTTACTTGCCGCAAAAATTCACGTTCATGTTTCACTAGTTTTTTAACTCCATAAATAACGTCATAAAAAACAAAAAATGCGTTTCATTAAGACACGCATTTTATTTATATATAATTAACATTAACATTTCCAAGTTTACTACTACCTGTCAAAACCAAGGTCGGTCCCTCGCCAGAAGACGTTCCCCGTACTTCAACCTCACCAAAGACTGAAGTAAGTTGGTCATCAACTTGCCAAGCTAACGGAATATAAATTGAAATTTCACTCATTGATGAATTAATATCCACCATTACAGTGTCACTAGCAGGTTTAGCAGCATCAAGGTAAACTTCAGCATCTCCCATTAGCGAATTAATAGTTACACTACGCAAATTCTGTGAGTGCACATAACGTGATACATCCGACATCCTCTGACTGATCACGATATCCGCATCATCAACACTTTTACTATCGCTGCCAAAAATATGATCAGCATGAAAAGACTTTTCCGTTCCCATTTTAGTCCAATTCCCCTTAAACTCATGGCCATTAACATAAACATGAGTCTTGTGACCATGTTTAGTAAAAATCAAATGCAAGCCCACACTAATTAGGCAAGCAGCCAGCAGCACAGTCCACGGCACAATCCGTGTAATTTTGAGCGGTTTAGCATAAATAATTAATAAAAATGCCATAGAAAATACTGTTGCTGTTATGCTTTTATTAACTATACCTGCGATTAAGCATGCACCAAAAATAATTGTCCAAAGGACTGTCCAAAAGTTCAGTTGGAAGGCCAACAAATTAAGCTGATTCATGACCAAAAAGGCAGCTGCAGCTAGCAAAGTAAGGCCCCAAAATATTTCTTTAATTTTATGTTTCTTCATTATAATGACCTTCTCTCATTTAACCGATCACGTAAACTATGGTAATAGTGTCGTGAAACATAGACAGCTTTATAAGTATCATGAAAGTGTACCTGACAATTCGAAATCGATCTGGTCAACGCGTATACTTGCCTTAAATTTAAAATCGTTGACTTCGACACCCGCATAAACTGACTACTTAACAAATCCTCAAGTTCGTATAACTTATAATCAATACTGAACGATTCACGCTTAGTATGAGCAATCACCTGTCGCTCTTCTGTCTCAAAAAACAAAATATCAGTTAAATACAAATAATATGAAGCACCATCTTTATGACACTCAAGCTGATCTGGTCGTTTATTAACCTCCTGAAGTTGCCGATAAACTTGCTCAACTTCTGCCGATAATTCTTTGGCATGAATTGTCACCACAGGTTCTGCAATATCGGGATCAAGATCAATCTTAACTTTCATGATTCTCACCTGCCTTTCACTATTTTATTAAACGCTAATTTATTATTAAAATCTAGCTTCTTTGCATAAGTGGTCAATTTTTAAGACTAAGATGTAATTTTTGCAGGTATCAAAAAAGCAGGCTTATTAACAGTCTGCTTTCAAACATTTATTCAAGTCCTAACTGAGCAAAGATTTCATCAACATGACTCAAATGATAGTGATAATCGAATGCATCATCAATCTCTGCCTGAGATAAATAATTTACAATCTCACTATTTTCCACTAATTTTTTAAATGAAATGCCTTCATTCCAAGACTTAGCGGTTAACTGCTGCACCATATCATAAGCTGTTTCACGAGCCAAACCCTCTTCATCAATTAACTTAAGCAGAAGTCTTTGTGAATAGATTAAGCCATAGGTTTTATCCATGTTTTTGCGCATCGTTTCAGGAAAAACATCGAGATTAGCCAAAATACGATTGAAGCGATCAAGCATGTAATCAATGCCAATTGTCGTATCTGGCAAAATTACTCGTTCAGCACTAGAATGCGAAATATCACGCTCATGCCATAAAGAGACATCTTCATAAGCAGTAACAATATTGCCACGCAGAACTCTTGCCATCCCACACAAATTTTCAGAACCAATCGGATTACGTTTATGTGGCATAGCTGATGAGCCTTTTTGGCCCGCTCTAAAATGTTCTTCAACTTCGTGGATTTCCGAACGTTGCAAGCCGCGAATTTCTGTTGCCCAGTTTTCAATACTAGTCGCAATCAAAGCCAAAGTAGCAATATATTCCGCATGTAAATCACGCGGTAAGATTTGGCTAGTAATCGGCTGACGCGTTAATCCCAGTTGCTGCATCACGCTGATCTCAACTGCTGGTGGAACGTTAGCAAAGGTACCCACTGCTCCAGAAATTTTGCCAGACTCCACTCCTTTAGCCGCGTGCTCAAAGCGGTCTATGTCTCGGTTAATTTCCGCATACCAACGAGCTAATTTTAAGCCAAAAGTTGTTGGTTCAGCTTGTACACCATGTGTACGCCCCATTTCAACCGTATACTTATATTTGATTGCTTTTTGTGCAATCGTCTGCTTTAAAGCTTGTAAATCTTGTCTGATAATCTCATCGGCTTGTTTTAATTGTAGTCCTTGAGCTGTATCAACCACATCAGTTGAAGTCAGCCCAAAATGAACCCATTTTTTCTCTGGGCCAAGGCTTTCAGAAACTGTCCGAGTAAAGGCAACCACATCATGATGGGTTACCTGTTCAAGTTCGGCAACCCTTTCGGCTGTAAAGCTAGCATTCTGGGCAATTTTTACTGCATCTGCTTTTGGAACTTCGCCAATTTCACTCCACGCGTTTGTAGCCGCAATTTCAACTTGTAGCCAAGTCGCATATTTATTTTCATCTGTCCAGACTTGACCCATTTGTGGTCGTGTATAACGTTCAAGCATAACTTATAATTCCCATGGATCTTGTAAAACAATCGTTTGTTGACGTTCAGGTCCGACCGAAACCGTTACTAACGGCACACCAACTAATTCACTAATGCGTTTTAAAAAACTCTGAGCATTCTTTGGCAAATCAGACCAACTCTTAGCGCCAGTAATGTCTTCATTCCAAGCAGGTAATTCCTCATAGACTGGTTTACAACGATCTAATTCCTTCAAACTAGCCGGATAATAGTCAATCGTTTGTCCATCAAGTTCATAAGCTGTTGCAACTTTAATTTGATCAAATCCACTAAAAATATCAAGTAAGTTCAGACTCAAGGCAGTAATCCCAGCAACCCTTTTAGCATGACGCAAAGCAACTGAATCAAACCAACCAACTCGACGCGGACGACCAGTAACCGTTCCATATTCATGTGCAGTATCGCGAATCCGATCTCCTGTAGCATTAAGTAATTCAGTTGGAAATGGTCCCTCACCTACCCTAGTCGTATAAGCCTTGCAGACACCAATAACCGTTTGCAAACGATTAGCGCCAACACCAATTCCGCTAGCAATTCCACCAGAGATGGTATTCGATGAAGTCACAAACGGATAAGTGCCTTCATCAATATCTAGCATTACTCCTTGGGCACCTTCAAGTAACACATTTTCATTGCGATCTAGGGCATCATTAACCAAAACAGAGGTGTCAGTAACATACTGAGCTAATTTTTGTCCATATTCATAATATTGCTCAAAAATTTCGTCAAACTCTAACGCAGGTTTACCATAAACTTTGGTAAACAAATCATTCTTTTCAGTCAAATTAGCATGTAACTTTTCAGCTAATGTCTCTTTTTCTAGTAAATCACAAACTCTGATGCCAATTCTCGAAGCCTTATCCATATAAGTTGGACCAATTCCATTCTTAGTGGTGCCAATCTTATTAGCGCCCTTTACTTCCTCTTGATATTCATCCTGCAAAATATCATAAGGCATGATGACATGCGCCCGATTAGAAATCTTAAGCTTGCTAGTATCAATATTGTTAGCCTCAAGGTTCTCAAGCTCACCCAGCAAAACTTCTGGATTAATCACCACACCATTACCAATTACAGCACTTTTAGCAGTAAAAATCCCTGATGGTGTTAATCTCATTTTAAAAGTTTTATCATCGATTTCTATGGTATGGCCGGCATTATTGCCACCATTTGCCCGGACTGCATAAGCTGCGTCTTTACTTAAAAAATCGGTAATTTTACCTTTACCTTCATCGCCCCATTGGCTACCAACAACTGCAACTGCTGTCATTACTATTCACCTCATAAAATTCCACAATATTACGATAATAATTTTACCAAGTCAATTGACATTAGTCAAATTTAAATACGAATTATTTAAGCTAATATATTTTAAATAGTTCGATTTTTATATTGACAAGCTCAAAAAATTCTATTATAGTTACTCACGTTCAATGATGTATGAATTTAGGAGTCGAGTTAATTATGAGTAATTACTTCAGCATGGAAGCCTTTGATTATGATGATATTCAATTAGTACCAAACAAGGGAATTATTAAGAGCCGAAGCGAAGCTGATACCAGCGTCAAGCTAGGAAACCGAACATTTAAATTACCGGTTGTTCCTGCAAATATGGAGAGCGTAATTAATGATAATTTAGCTATCTGGCTTGCCCAAAATGGTTACTATTATGTTATGCATCGTTTCCAACCAGAAAAACGACTTAATTTCATTAAAATGATGCACCAAAAAGGGCTTTTTGCTTCTATTTCAGTGGGCATCAAAGACAGTGAATACGACTTTATCGACAAGTTAGTTAGTGAGGGTATCACTCCCGAGTACATTACTATCGATGTCGCTCATGGCCATTCAGTCTTTGTTATTAAAATGATTAAATACATCAAATCTAAATTACCAGATAGTTTTTTAACTGCTGGTAATATTGCTACGCCTGAAGCAGTTCGCGAATTAGAAAATGCCGGAGCAGACGCAACTAAAGTTGGTGTCGGCCCTGGTAAAGCCTGTATTACTAAACTCAAAACTGGTTTCGGCACTGGTGGTTGGCAACTAGCTGCTCTTAGAATGTGTAGCAAGGTTGCTAGCAAACCAATTATCGCTGACGGCGGCATTAGACATAACGGTGATATTGCCAAGTCTGTCCGCTTTGGTGCAACAATGGTAATGATTGGTTCTATGTTAGCTGGGCACGAAGAATCCCCTGGCAATGTTATTAAGATTGATGGCAAAACTTACAAACAATACTGGGGTTCAGCTTCCGAAGTACAAAAGGGCGCCTATCGTAATGTTGAAGGTAAACAAATGCTAGTAGATTATCGTGGTTCAATTGCCGACACGCTAACAGAAATGCAAGAAGATTTACAATCAGCGATTTCTTATGCTGGTGGTAAAACCCTTAGTTCAATCAAACTTGTCGATTACGTCATCGTTAAAAGCTCAATCTTTAATGGAGACAAATAAATTTTTTAGCTAAATTTTAATTTAATGTAGCAATAAGACACCATTTCCGTTAAAATGATAATTGTCTTAGCACTGTTAGGTAGTCGGTGCTGAGACTTTTTGCATTTAAGGAAAAAATAATTGAATTAGTCTACTCAGGCATTTCTGCCGCATCTTGAATCGTTTTTAACAATGGTGTTTTGCCAAATCCACGGTCTTTGAAAGTTATCATGTAATGGCGGTGATTAATTCTACTAGCAAAATAAAGTATGTTACCACTGCCTTGATTATCGGATGATATCTCTACCTTAGTAATTTTTTCTTCCGCAAATATTTTCTAGTTAACTTATCAGCTGCATATCGTCTTATTCCTTTGTCAGTTGAAAGACCTTGTTGAACAATGTTAGCCAAACGACTATCGTATAAGTTATCATGAATAACTAATAAGCTATAACAACCAATAAGTAGTAGAACCAATGCTAACAATACAAATAAAAGCCTTTGAAACGTTCTTTTCATATTAAAACTCCTCATATATAAGCTATAAGCTCATTATACAGCTCCCTTAAACAGATTCTCAGCATTAATATACTTATCGTTATACAATGTGCGTGAAGCTTAAAAAAAGGAGGCTAATTATGAAAAAATTCTGGTCTAACAAGAAATTATTGGTAACATGCTGCAGCATCGTTAGCGCCGGGTTATTTACAATTGGATTAGCAAATCCGCAACCAGTACAGGCACGCGATTTATTGCCAAACACAACTACCACTAACAGTAATCAACACTTAATTGGCATGGATGGATCTTGTCAGTGGGACTACGATCCAAGCAGTAAGACTTTAACCTTCAGGCCCCAAAAGCCTAATGCTAGCCTTTCCTCAACTCCTATTACTAAACTTAATTCGCAATTTAAAGAACTCAAACAAATTAACTTTACTCACCCAGTTAATTTAGCCAAAAATTCACAGAGTAAATTTAAAGATTTAACTAAACTGGAAAATATTCAAGGACTCAATTTAGTCAATACAGGCAATGTAACCAATATGATGGCGATGTTTGAATATGACCACAATTTAACTAAGCTAGACTTAAGTAATTTTAATACTAAAAAAGTAACTAACATGAATGCCATGTTCGCCAGTATGGAAAGATTAACTGAGCTTAATGTCAACAAGTTTGATACCAGCAATGTAACTAATATGAATTATATGTTTGAAGGGCTTAGTAAAGTCACTAGTTTAGATCTTAGTAACTTTGATACCGGCAAAGTTACTTCAATGAGCGGAATGTTTGCTCGTGACAGTGAGCTTACCAAATTAGATTTGCGTAGCTTTAATACCATTAATGTCCAAGATATGGATTATATGTTCAGTGACTTAACAAAGATTAAGTCGTTAAATTTAGCTAGTTTTAATACTAGCAATGCAGTAGATCTTAGCTACATGTTTCTTGACGATACTAACTTGACATCGCTTGATCTTAGTAACTTTGATACTACTCAAGCTGCCAAATACGATTTACGTACACTAGGAATCTTAGCCAATTGCGGTAATCCCGAGGGTTTCGTATTAAAACTAGGTAACCACAGACTCAGGAAGTCAGCTTTTATTGGCAACAAAATGACGCAAATTAGAGCAATTGGTAATGGTGAGCTTGACCACCCACAAGGCGCAACTTATTCACTCAAACAATTCCAAAACTTATACAACCAGGCCGCCAAAAATTGTCCTACCGATACATATATTATGTCCAAGGGTAAGATTGTGAATTTTAAGCAAAAACCTCTCGCAATAGTTGATCGAACTACTAAGCACAACGCTTATCTCTATGATCGAACAGGTCTACGTGTCAACCAAATTACTATCCAAGCAGATTCCAAAGTTGCTACTTACGACTCAGCTGTTATTAACGGCAAGAAGTTTTACTATATGGGCAATGGACTATATATTGCTAATGACGATATTGGAACTACTACCAAGGGTAATGGTAACTTGCTTGTTAATGGCAAAGCAGTTGCTCAAACAACCCTAACTGATCAAAACGATTTACCAACAAGTATTGTAGTCTTTAAACCGAATAAGACAATTTCAAGTGCCATTATAAAAAACAAAAATGGACAAAACTATTATGAAGCAGATGCAGAGCATATCATTCCCGCTGATCGTTATGCTACAACCAAGCGTAAATTGATCCACAATGCCTATCTTTACGCCCCTAACGGTAAACGCATTGGCAAAAAGGTGCTAAAGCGCAAACAAGTCTATTCAACTTATGGTAATGCAGTCTTGATTGGCAAGCACTATTATTATTTCCTGGGAAATAATCAGTATGTCAAAGCTGCTAATTTTTAAAACAAAGAAAAAGCAGTGAATCAATATTCCGTCGAATATTGACCCACTACTAGGTTAGTATGTTTTATTTGCGATCTTTTCTTGAAATCAAAAACATTGCTAGCGGTAAAATTACTAACCCAAAAAGCATTACTGCAATTGCTGACCAATTAACACCAATTACTTTTCCATTATCGACTATACCAAACTGCAGCTGCCAATCATATTTTATTAATAGAAAGCCAACTAAAATAATAGAAAAAATCGGAGCAATTAGATCAGTCCAAACATTTTTATTTGCAGGTAAAACAGCTTCCTTACTTTTATCAAAATAAAAGGCAATTACTGCTAATGGCACGACTAAATAACCTAAAAATCTGACTATGGCACTTAGCGTAATTAGATTGGTTAAATTATATTGAAAAGCCAGTGGCACTAAAATTGCTAGTGCAACAGAGATAAGAAATGTTCTTGCCGGAAAGTTGTGCTCCGTGCGCTTAGTTAAGGATTGCGAAAGTTGTTGCTGACGGGCCATTGCTTCCAAGATTCGTGGCGCATTAAAGCTTGAAGCAATATTGACGCCTAACATCGAAACTAGTGCGCCAACTAAAATTATTGCTCGCAAGATTTTATTATTAAAAACTGCACTAATTGCCACCACTTGTTTAGTAGTCATCAATGCCCGCGGATTAAGTAATATTGCCACTGTTATCACACCAATATAAATAATCGCAATTATCAAAATAGCCAGTGGAATTGCCTTAGGGAGATTTTTTTCCGGCTTTTGCATATCATCAGAACCAGAAGCTATCGACTCAAAGCCCGTAAATACGAAAAAAGCAGCGACTACTGCCATGACAAAGTTAGTTAGTGTTATATTCGGAACAATTTTTTGACCATGCTGAGTAATTTGATCAACTACTGTCAGATCAAGTGAAGTCCCACTCTTTAACAGTAGACTAGCACCAGCAATAATAATTAAGATTAAAGCAGCAATTTTACCAACTGTTGCAATATTCATTACCAACTTCAAAAACTTCTGTCCCAATAAATTGATCATAGTAATAATTGACATCAATAATAAAAAGCCCAGCGTAATATTAACTGGATTATCTGCTTGGCCACCAAAAATAGCAATTGTCGATTTGATCACTCCTACAGCCATTACGCCCCAAGCTACACTAGCTGAAAAATAGCGTAAAATTCCAATATAAAAGCCGACATTATCGCCAAAAGCTGCCTTCGCATAAGCATATGCAGCTCCTGATTTAGTTACATATTTAGCTGCTGCTGCAAATGAGATAGCTATAATTGCTGCCAAAGTCGCAGCAATTAGATAAACCATTAATGCCTTGCTTCCTACCCGCTTTACTACACTACCTGGTGTTAAAAAAATACCAGATCCAATGATTGAATTAATCGCCAGCAATACAATCGACCAGAAACCCAGCTTATCATTAAACTTTCTGCTTTTTTCCATTATTAATTACCTCATTATTACTAATCTTACTAACATTATAATCGGTAATAAGTAAGGTAAGTGATTATTTGTTTATACAAAAATAGTAGCAATAAGCTTAATTCATTGCTACTATTAAAGTATAATTATTTTAATCTTTATAATTTAATCAAATTTAAACACTTGCTTAACAGGATAACGTACAGACTTAACTTCGGGAACATAATCTTTGGTAGTCTTACCCACTGCAATTGCCATTACTGGAACAAACCGTTTAGGATCCAAATCAAACATTTCTGCCGCTTTAGTAGTATCATAACCACCAATTGGGTTAGTGTCATAACCATGCGCACGTGCCACTAACATGAACTGCATGGCGGCTAAAGATGAATCAACCGCAGAATCCATTACCAAGGTGTCATAATCCGCATGCTCATACAAAGGCAAAAAGGTACTAAAAACCTCATCCAATTTTGCTTTATCAATCTGACCATTATGATACGCCTTAGTCCAAAGATCGCGATATGACTTATATGCATCAGTATCGCCAAACAACAATACCATCGCTGAGCAAGTATCTATTT
This DNA window, taken from Lactobacillus sp. ESL0684, encodes the following:
- a CDS encoding AraC family transcriptional regulator encodes the protein MVYQSINYKVGQKYDIQLIHNNSTNYYAPSCWHNSIELLLCYSGLADVKIGSKEHQINKDEILFINSTKAHSIKSNHPFVILTLTINKECLGTYQEIFPSLEFNTEQTKDNFQDLISLRCYIEELRALKQQTNIRGIEFRENVCINDIIYLLLTKMEISNSNDNSFRKSKRFEETISNIMLYIEKNYEKPLTLEDTAKSFSYSTAYFSKFFRKHTGMSYTEYLTNARLKHAYFDLIMTDLSITKIALKNGFANSRAFSTYFKRVYGNNPQEYRNIIQSEKRTSNQ
- a CDS encoding LiaF domain-containing protein; the encoded protein is MKKHKIKEIFWGLTLLAAAAFLVMNQLNLLAFQLNFWTVLWTIIFGACLIAGIVNKSITATVFSMAFLLIIYAKPLKITRIVPWTVLLAACLISVGLHLIFTKHGHKTHVYVNGHEFKGNWTKMGTEKSFHADHIFGSDSKSVDDADIVISQRMSDVSRYVHSQNLRSVTINSLMGDAEVYLDAAKPASDTVMVDINSSMSEISIYIPLAWQVDDQLTSVFGEVEVRGTSSGEGPTLVLTGSSKLGNVNVNYI
- a CDS encoding LytTR family DNA-binding domain-containing protein, translating into MKVKIDLDPDIAEPVVTIHAKELSAEVEQVYRQLQEVNKRPDQLECHKDGASYYLYLTDILFFETEERQVIAHTKRESFSIDYKLYELEDLLSSQFMRVSKSTILNLRQVYALTRSISNCQVHFHDTYKAVYVSRHYYHSLRDRLNERRSL
- the purB gene encoding adenylosuccinate lyase, producing the protein MLERYTRPQMGQVWTDENKYATWLQVEIAATNAWSEIGEVPKADAVKIAQNASFTAERVAELEQVTHHDVVAFTRTVSESLGPEKKWVHFGLTSTDVVDTAQGLQLKQADEIIRQDLQALKQTIAQKAIKYKYTVEMGRTHGVQAEPTTFGLKLARWYAEINRDIDRFEHAAKGVESGKISGAVGTFANVPPAVEISVMQQLGLTRQPITSQILPRDLHAEYIATLALIATSIENWATEIRGLQRSEIHEVEEHFRAGQKGSSAMPHKRNPIGSENLCGMARVLRGNIVTAYEDVSLWHERDISHSSAERVILPDTTIGIDYMLDRFNRILANLDVFPETMRKNMDKTYGLIYSQRLLLKLIDEEGLARETAYDMVQQLTAKSWNEGISFKKLVENSEIVNYLSQAEIDDAFDYHYHLSHVDEIFAQLGLE
- a CDS encoding adenylosuccinate synthase, which translates into the protein MTAVAVVGSQWGDEGKGKITDFLSKDAAYAVRANGGNNAGHTIEIDDKTFKMRLTPSGIFTAKSAVIGNGVVINPEVLLGELENLEANNIDTSKLKISNRAHVIMPYDILQDEYQEEVKGANKIGTTKNGIGPTYMDKASRIGIRVCDLLEKETLAEKLHANLTEKNDLFTKVYGKPALEFDEIFEQYYEYGQKLAQYVTDTSVLVNDALDRNENVLLEGAQGVMLDIDEGTYPFVTSSNTISGGIASGIGVGANRLQTVIGVCKAYTTRVGEGPFPTELLNATGDRIRDTAHEYGTVTGRPRRVGWFDSVALRHAKRVAGITALSLNLLDIFSGFDQIKVATAYELDGQTIDYYPASLKELDRCKPVYEELPAWNEDITGAKSWSDLPKNAQSFLKRISELVGVPLVTVSVGPERQQTIVLQDPWEL
- a CDS encoding GMP reductase, which encodes MSNYFSMEAFDYDDIQLVPNKGIIKSRSEADTSVKLGNRTFKLPVVPANMESVINDNLAIWLAQNGYYYVMHRFQPEKRLNFIKMMHQKGLFASISVGIKDSEYDFIDKLVSEGITPEYITIDVAHGHSVFVIKMIKYIKSKLPDSFLTAGNIATPEAVRELENAGADATKVGVGPGKACITKLKTGFGTGGWQLAALRMCSKVASKPIIADGGIRHNGDIAKSVRFGATMVMIGSMLAGHEESPGNVIKIDGKTYKQYWGSASEVQKGAYRNVEGKQMLVDYRGSIADTLTEMQEDLQSAISYAGGKTLSSIKLVDYVIVKSSIFNGDK
- a CDS encoding BspA family leucine-rich repeat surface protein, whose amino-acid sequence is MKKFWSNKKLLVTCCSIVSAGLFTIGLANPQPVQARDLLPNTTTTNSNQHLIGMDGSCQWDYDPSSKTLTFRPQKPNASLSSTPITKLNSQFKELKQINFTHPVNLAKNSQSKFKDLTKLENIQGLNLVNTGNVTNMMAMFEYDHNLTKLDLSNFNTKKVTNMNAMFASMERLTELNVNKFDTSNVTNMNYMFEGLSKVTSLDLSNFDTGKVTSMSGMFARDSELTKLDLRSFNTINVQDMDYMFSDLTKIKSLNLASFNTSNAVDLSYMFLDDTNLTSLDLSNFDTTQAAKYDLRTLGILANCGNPEGFVLKLGNHRLRKSAFIGNKMTQIRAIGNGELDHPQGATYSLKQFQNLYNQAAKNCPTDTYIMSKGKIVNFKQKPLAIVDRTTKHNAYLYDRTGLRVNQITIQADSKVATYDSAVINGKKFYYMGNGLYIANDDIGTTTKGNGNLLVNGKAVAQTTLTDQNDLPTSIVVFKPNKTISSAIIKNKNGQNYYEADAEHIIPADRYATTKRKLIHNAYLYAPNGKRIGKKVLKRKQVYSTYGNAVLIGKHYYYFLGNNQYVKAANF
- a CDS encoding APC family permease, with amino-acid sequence MEKSRKFNDKLGFWSIVLLAINSIIGSGIFLTPGSVVKRVGSKALMVYLIAATLAAIIAISFAAAAKYVTKSGAAYAYAKAAFGDNVGFYIGILRYFSASVAWGVMAVGVIKSTIAIFGGQADNPVNITLGFLLLMSIITMINLLGQKFLKLVMNIATVGKIAALILIIIAGASLLLKSGTSLDLTVVDQITQHGQKIVPNITLTNFVMAVVAAFFVFTGFESIASGSDDMQKPEKNLPKAIPLAILIIAIIYIGVITVAILLNPRALMTTKQVVAISAVFNNKILRAIILVGALVSMLGVNIASSFNAPRILEAMARQQQLSQSLTKRTEHNFPARTFLISVALAILVPLAFQYNLTNLITLSAIVRFLGYLVVPLAVIAFYFDKSKEAVLPANKNVWTDLIAPIFSIILVGFLLIKYDWQLQFGIVDNGKVIGVNWSAIAVMLFGLVILPLAMFLISRKDRK
- a CDS encoding nitroreductase family protein → MTDKQIVNNDFKDVVFNRQSVRNFDSTVKISHEEFEQMITETTTAPSSCNLQAWHFVIVDTEEGKAKLKQYFMKFNTPQIDTCSAMVLLFGDTDAYKSYRDLWTKAYHNGQIDKAKLDEVFSTFLPLYEHADYDTLVMDSAVDSSLAAMQFMLVARAHGYDTNPIGGYDTTKAAEMFDLDPKRFVPVMAIAVGKTTKDYVPEVKSVRYPVKQVFKFD